The following proteins are co-located in the Methanobacterium sp. genome:
- a CDS encoding citryl-CoA lyase, with product MITEEVLKDIFKPRTLKWRTSITKVEPNKLTTRGYLQEDLIGNISFAEMIHLLIKGELPSKNEAKMLGAVLVSFCDHGVTPPSTQTARIMASTGSPLHACVAGGLLAFGKNHAGAIEHAMKTLQDGIKRTEEDTCKIAEEIVSHFLKNNEKICGFGHRYHNEDPRAPRLIELAKKYGCFGKHSELATVIEDLLFEKKGIRMNIDGANGAILSDLGFNWTVGSGMFMIGRLPGILAHVNEENTRESPFRKFFEVDEIYYDGV from the coding sequence ATGATAACGGAAGAAGTGTTAAAAGATATATTCAAACCGAGGACTCTAAAATGGAGAACCTCCATAACAAAAGTTGAGCCCAATAAATTAACCACAAGGGGTTATTTACAGGAAGATCTTATAGGAAATATATCTTTTGCCGAAATGATACACCTGCTCATAAAAGGAGAGTTACCTTCCAAAAACGAAGCCAAAATGCTAGGGGCAGTTCTGGTATCATTTTGTGACCATGGCGTTACTCCTCCAAGTACACAGACTGCTAGGATCATGGCATCTACAGGATCTCCACTGCATGCATGCGTTGCTGGCGGCCTTCTTGCATTTGGTAAAAACCATGCAGGAGCAATAGAACATGCCATGAAAACTCTTCAAGACGGAATTAAAAGAACAGAAGAGGATACCTGCAAAATAGCAGAAGAAATAGTGAGCCATTTTTTAAAAAATAATGAAAAAATATGTGGTTTTGGACACAGATATCACAATGAAGACCCCAGAGCACCAAGGCTGATAGAACTTGCAAAAAAATACGGGTGCTTTGGTAAACATTCTGAACTTGCCACTGTAATTGAAGATCTGCTCTTTGAAAAAAAAGGTATTCGAATGAATATTGATGGGGCCAATGGGGCAATTTTATCAGATCTGGGGTTCAACTGGACAGTTGGAAGTGGCATGTTTATGATTGGCCGATTACCCGGTATTTTAGCACATGTAAATGAAGAAAATACAAGAGAATCCCCATTTAGAAAATTTTTTGAAGTTGACGAAATTTACTACGACGGCGTATAA
- a CDS encoding 4Fe-4S binding protein has product MEFNTEKCGCCGACISVCPNRSLELTENKIIINKNKCDDCGRCTYVCPLGAFYIEGNV; this is encoded by the coding sequence ATGGAATTCAACACTGAAAAATGCGGATGCTGTGGAGCTTGCATCAGTGTATGCCCCAATAGATCTTTAGAACTTACAGAAAACAAAATAATCATAAATAAAAACAAATGCGACGACTGCGGAAGATGCACATATGTATGTCCTCTTGGAGCATTCTACATAGAGGGGAATGTATGA
- a CDS encoding NAD(P)/FAD-dependent oxidoreductase, with protein MKYDVVVVGGRIGGSISSLFASKNDLDVLMIEKRQEIGVPLQCAEATNEVTFETVGIKPSKRYVCSEIVGADLYSPDGTHFQMTPDNERGFILDRKVFDKHLAIESAKAGTDIMLKTTVKDLIIKDGNIKGVVAKHLGKTMEIEADIVIAADGIESNIARMAGLNSTRRINDICSCVQYKMVGIDVEPNYMQFYFGSKVAPGGYLWIFPNENGVTNVGIGIRNTKETAYHYLHKFISNLGGTPVELNIGGVPVSGNIKKTYANGLMVVGDAAGHVDPLTGGGIHLTAASARIAGEVAAESIKSENISEGFLKIYEKRWKDQIGGIINQSLKYRKVLDKINDDEFNALARFLEDKDIWSISKREWFGLLKESPSLFKLIRALI; from the coding sequence ATGAAATATGACGTAGTTGTGGTAGGGGGGCGTATAGGAGGTTCTATTTCATCACTTTTTGCATCTAAAAACGATTTAGATGTTCTGATGATTGAAAAAAGACAGGAAATTGGAGTTCCTCTCCAGTGTGCTGAAGCTACAAATGAAGTAACCTTCGAAACTGTTGGAATAAAGCCTTCCAAGAGATATGTATGCTCTGAAATTGTAGGGGCCGATCTTTATTCTCCCGATGGTACTCATTTTCAGATGACGCCTGATAATGAACGGGGTTTTATTTTAGACAGGAAAGTGTTTGATAAACATCTTGCCATTGAATCGGCGAAAGCTGGAACAGACATAATGCTAAAAACTACAGTGAAAGACCTGATTATTAAAGATGGAAATATTAAGGGAGTTGTTGCAAAACACCTTGGTAAAACCATGGAAATTGAAGCAGACATTGTTATTGCTGCAGACGGCATAGAATCAAATATAGCGCGAATGGCCGGTTTAAATTCAACACGCAGAATAAACGATATCTGTTCCTGCGTTCAGTATAAAATGGTAGGTATTGATGTAGAACCAAATTATATGCAGTTTTATTTCGGAAGTAAAGTCGCTCCTGGAGGATATCTCTGGATTTTTCCAAATGAAAATGGGGTGACCAATGTCGGAATTGGAATTAGAAATACTAAGGAAACTGCATATCATTATCTCCATAAATTCATATCAAATCTGGGCGGAACACCCGTTGAACTTAATATTGGAGGAGTACCAGTTTCAGGCAATATTAAAAAAACATATGCCAACGGATTGATGGTCGTTGGAGACGCTGCAGGACACGTAGATCCGTTAACTGGCGGCGGAATCCATTTAACCGCTGCAAGTGCAAGAATAGCTGGTGAAGTTGCAGCGGAATCCATAAAAAGTGAAAACATATCTGAAGGATTCTTAAAAATATATGAAAAGCGCTGGAAAGATCAAATTGGAGGCATTATTAACCAGTCTCTTAAATACAGAAAAGTTCTTGACAAAATAAACGATGATGAATTCAATGCACTTGCAAGATTCTTAGAAGACAAAGATATCTGGTCAATTTCAAAAAGGGAGTGGTTTGGGCTTTTAAAAGAATCTCCAAGCCTATTTAAGCTTATACGGGCGCTTATTTAA
- a CDS encoding metallophosphoesterase, translated as MEKKIAQLSDVHFGEKNFSHDLKNNLLKQLEVENPDLIIVAGDLTTEGYVHEYNDAAAFVDELRAITEVHIIPGNHDARNVGLLHFEKQIGERKFLHMDKSCGFAILGLDSSEPDINDGQIGTDQMEWLKSELDKIPSDMCKIVTFHHHLLPIPQTGRERNILLDSGDLLSVFRDYGVDFVLNGHKHVPNVWMIEKMVTLNSGTATTRKLRGHTYPSHNQLIIKDDQILVNLINTETGYKRELANYSVKVEEEEYMICSYKHNSLPVV; from the coding sequence ATGGAAAAGAAAATAGCACAGTTATCTGATGTACACTTTGGTGAGAAAAATTTCTCACATGACTTAAAAAATAATCTTTTAAAGCAGCTGGAAGTTGAAAATCCTGATCTTATTATTGTAGCTGGAGATTTAACTACAGAAGGTTACGTCCATGAATACAATGATGCCGCTGCTTTTGTAGATGAACTTCGGGCAATAACAGAAGTCCATATAATTCCTGGAAATCATGACGCAAGAAATGTAGGATTACTACATTTTGAAAAGCAAATTGGTGAGAGAAAATTTTTACATATGGACAAAAGCTGCGGATTTGCCATTTTGGGATTGGATTCATCAGAACCTGATATAAACGACGGGCAGATAGGAACTGATCAGATGGAATGGCTTAAAAGTGAACTCGATAAAATACCAAGTGATATGTGTAAAATAGTAACTTTCCACCATCATTTACTTCCTATACCTCAAACTGGGAGAGAAAGAAATATTTTACTTGATTCTGGAGATTTATTAAGTGTTTTCAGAGATTATGGAGTTGACTTTGTCTTAAATGGGCATAAACATGTTCCTAATGTTTGGATGATAGAAAAAATGGTTACATTAAATTCAGGAACTGCAACAACCAGAAAGCTGAGGGGCCATACTTATCCGTCACACAATCAATTAATCATTAAAGATGACCAGATTCTTGTCAATTTAATAAATACAGAAACAGGATACAAAAGAGAATTAGCTAATTACTCTGTAAAGGTTGAAGAAGAAGAGTATATGATATGTTCATATAAACATAATTCACTACCTGTAGTGTAA
- a CDS encoding phosphate uptake regulator PhoU, producing MTKKTKNSTLKAILDIILYEHPSTQDEIAEKLGITRRYVTKLLQPLITKGVVKRAYTLDLKKFDEFSEVFEEEKTSREHAGTLYIKEMIKNMANHVCKQLDRSFEALSTYDDELASKALNMDYITNNMHEKVRTSVDMALSMNPSSEFSKTMAFSEVAYDLERIGDHSCQFANFTMKESYEVDSEMLLYLGEMYETAKKMVNYSMDIFLNEKLELKSKVMDYEEKIHALQKKALNCIATQMAEASFDDTERSTYYLSLSRVVKAFERIGDISIEIIDVSREFYENIPRTTTPERFRRNPKLSNLK from the coding sequence ATGACTAAGAAAACAAAAAATAGCACTTTAAAAGCGATACTGGATATCATCCTGTATGAACATCCCTCAACTCAGGATGAAATCGCTGAAAAACTTGGAATAACTCGGAGATACGTTACGAAACTGCTTCAACCTCTTATAACTAAGGGGGTTGTAAAGAGGGCATATACTCTTGATTTAAAAAAGTTCGATGAATTTTCAGAAGTTTTTGAAGAAGAAAAAACATCAAGGGAACACGCTGGAACATTATACATCAAAGAAATGATTAAGAATATGGCTAATCATGTTTGTAAACAGCTTGACAGATCCTTTGAAGCGCTTTCAACTTATGATGATGAACTGGCAAGTAAAGCACTAAATATGGATTATATTACAAATAACATGCATGAAAAAGTAAGAACTTCTGTAGACATGGCTTTATCTATGAACCCTTCTTCAGAATTCAGTAAAACAATGGCTTTCAGTGAGGTAGCATATGATTTAGAGCGTATTGGAGACCATTCCTGCCAATTTGCTAATTTTACAATGAAGGAATCATATGAAGTTGATTCTGAAATGCTTTTATATCTGGGGGAAATGTATGAAACTGCAAAGAAAATGGTTAATTACTCAATGGATATTTTCTTAAATGAAAAACTTGAATTAAAGAGTAAAGTAATGGATTACGAAGAAAAAATACATGCTTTGCAGAAAAAAGCATTAAACTGCATCGCAACTCAAATGGCAGAAGCGTCCTTTGATGATACCGAACGTTCAACATATTATCTGTCTTTATCAAGGGTAGTTAAGGCCTTTGAAAGAATTGGAGATATATCTATTGAAATAATAGATGTTTCAAGGGAATTTTATGAAAATATACCCCGAACTACAACTCCTGAAAGATTTAGACGGAATCCTAAATTATCTAATTTAAAATAA
- a CDS encoding 2TM domain-containing protein — MVDESYKKDAYIRAKRRVEEVRGFYSHLISYIVVNIFLAIINFFTTPGFWWFLFISFFWGIGLVAHGSSVFMKRGIFSKEWEERKIKEYMEKEKE; from the coding sequence ATGGTTGATGAATCATACAAAAAAGATGCATATATCCGAGCTAAAAGAAGAGTTGAAGAAGTGAGAGGTTTTTACTCACATTTAATTAGTTATATCGTTGTGAATATATTCCTGGCAATCATTAATTTCTTTACGACTCCCGGTTTCTGGTGGTTCCTATTTATATCGTTTTTCTGGGGAATAGGTCTTGTTGCACATGGATCATCAGTTTTCATGAAAAGAGGAATCTTCTCTAAAGAATGGGAAGAGCGAAAAATCAAAGAATACATGGAAAAAGAGAAAGAATAA
- a CDS encoding NAD(P)/FAD-dependent oxidoreductase yields MKYDVVVVGGRIGGSISSLFASKNDVDVLMIEKRQEIGVPVQCAEGTTHSTFEILEMKPSSKYVCTEVGTGTIHAPNETYINAEDLVEFNNLDKNIAKGYILDRKVFDKHLAIESAKVGTDIMVKTTVKNLMKKDGKICGVVAKHMGKTMEIKADVVIAADGVESNMAQMAGLKAPDNPHDICSCAQYELVCSDFNPDRVHLYFGRKIAPGGYAWVFPKGEGIANVGLGIRGTTQNAYDYLKRFISKFDATPVELNVGGVPLSGPIDKTYTDGFMVVGDAARQIDPVTGGGTFTTVPCARIAGEVAAEAVKEENTSAAFLKRYDDAWRAKIEDILKMSLKCRKVADKLTDDEMNALVEFLNNSKGKEISKIAFIKFLGKHPRLLRLVKDLL; encoded by the coding sequence ATGAAATATGACGTAGTTGTGGTAGGGGGACGTATAGGAGGTTCTATTTCATCACTTTTTGCATCTAAAAATGATGTAGACGTTTTAATGATTGAAAAGCGTCAGGAAATAGGAGTTCCAGTTCAATGTGCTGAAGGAACAACCCATTCTACCTTCGAGATCCTGGAAATGAAACCGTCCTCTAAATATGTATGCACTGAGGTCGGAACAGGTACGATTCACGCACCTAATGAAACATACATCAATGCAGAAGATTTAGTAGAATTCAACAATTTAGACAAAAACATAGCTAAAGGGTATATCTTAGACAGAAAAGTGTTTGATAAACATCTTGCCATTGAATCAGCGAAAGTTGGGACGGATATAATGGTTAAAACCACAGTAAAAAATCTTATGAAAAAAGACGGCAAGATCTGTGGAGTAGTAGCCAAACATATGGGAAAAACAATGGAAATAAAGGCAGATGTTGTTATAGCTGCAGATGGTGTTGAATCAAACATGGCACAGATGGCAGGGCTCAAGGCACCAGATAATCCCCATGATATCTGTTCATGTGCCCAATATGAATTGGTATGTTCTGATTTTAATCCGGACAGAGTACATCTTTACTTCGGGAGAAAAATAGCCCCCGGAGGATATGCATGGGTATTTCCTAAAGGAGAAGGGATTGCCAACGTGGGGCTTGGGATAAGAGGCACAACACAAAATGCTTATGATTATCTTAAAAGATTTATATCTAAATTCGATGCCACACCCGTAGAATTAAATGTTGGGGGAGTACCGTTATCTGGACCTATTGATAAAACTTATACTGATGGTTTTATGGTAGTGGGAGATGCAGCCAGACAGATTGATCCTGTAACTGGAGGAGGGACATTTACAACAGTCCCATGTGCAAGAATAGCAGGTGAAGTTGCAGCAGAAGCTGTAAAAGAAGAAAATACTTCTGCAGCTTTTTTAAAAAGATATGATGACGCATGGCGGGCTAAAATCGAGGATATATTAAAGATGTCCCTGAAATGCAGGAAAGTTGCAGATAAACTCACAGATGACGAAATGAATGCCCTGGTAGAATTCCTAAATAACAGTAAAGGGAAAGAAATATCTAAAATAGCCTTTATTAAATTTTTAGGAAAACATCCGCGCCTTTTAAGGCTTGTAAAAGATCTTTTGTGA